Proteins encoded together in one Passer domesticus isolate bPasDom1 chromosome 6, bPasDom1.hap1, whole genome shotgun sequence window:
- the GPR132 gene encoding probable G-protein coupled receptor 132 isoform X2 has translation MERCLHENCNSTCPEIPYQESQTLLVVVYSIVSTIGLPANCLTSVLTFVQIRRKKVVAIYIFSLSLCDLMYLSTLPLWIIYVQNGHKWTMGDTACRVTGFIFFCNIYISILLLCCISVDRYMAVVHPLKSRGGRQQTIATIIVCLLFALVAGIHTPVFFMEDKQNCTEVKTCFETVPLDILLAYFSFARFLFGFFIPFLILCFTNCKIFQAIKRSSSLTCREKAKVKHVAIAIIVIFLMCFAPYHVVLLIRAIHFLVHPDCPCPFENKIYSVFTVFLCLGTANSVADPIIYVLVSENVREDCYRYLRRWRWRWNSSKLNSSTDHNTDNIKLETLKESEEGGQRKENKEITDSPDIQEACTSGRDQESGT, from the coding sequence ATGGAACGCTGTCTACATGAAAATTGTAACTCCACTTGCCCAGAAATTCCTTATCAAGAGAGTCAGACACTTCTGGTTGTTGTTTACAGCATCGTTTCTACTATAGGTCTTCCAGCAAATTGCTTAACTTCTGTGCTTACATTTGTACAAATCCGAAGGAAAAAAGTAGTTGCCATCTACATTTTCAGTTTATCATTGTGTGATCTGATGTATTTAAGTACCTTGCCTTTGTGGATTATCTATGTGCAAAACGGGCACAAGTGGACCATGGGTGACACTGCTTGCAGGGTAACAGGATTCATCTTTTTCTGCAATATCTATATCAGCATTctgcttttgtgctgcatctctgtgGATCGTTACATGGCAGTGGTGCATCCTCTGAAATCAAGGGGGGGAAGACAACAGACAATAGCCACCATAATAGTCTGTCTTCTCTTTGCTCTGGTTGCAGGAATCCACACTCCAGTATTTTTTATGGAAGACAAGCAAAACTGTACAGAGGTGAAAACCTGCTTTGAGACAGTTCCCCTTGATATATTATTGGCTTATTTTAGTTTTGCTAGATTCCTGTTTGGATTTTTCATACCCTTCCTAATCCTGTGTTTTAcaaactgcaaaattttccaagctataaaaagaagcagcagcttgACTTGTCGCGAGAAAGCCAAAGTGAAGCATGTGGCTATTGCCATTATTGTTATTTTCTTGATGTGCTTTGCTCCATACCATGTGGTTCTCTTAATAAGAGCCATACACTTTCTGGTTCATCCGGACTGCCCATGTCCATTTGAAAATAAGATATATTCAGTTTTTACAGTGTTTCTGTGTTTAGGCACTGCAAACAGTGTTGCTGATCCAATCATCTACGTTCTGGTCAGTGAAAACGTCAGAGAAGACTGTTATAGGTACCTGAgaagatggagatggagatggaacTCATCCAAGCTAAATTCATCCACCGATCACAATACTGACAACATAAAATTGGAAACGCTAAAAGAATCAGAGGAAGGGggccaaagaaaagaaaacaaagaaataacagATTCACCTGACATTCAGGAGGCCTGTACCAGTGGCAGAGACCAGGAAAGTGGCACTTAG
- the GPR132 gene encoding probable G-protein coupled receptor 132 isoform X1 codes for MQWPVEDSSLDKAESLEKEISAGKRIMERCLHENCNSTCPEIPYQESQTLLVVVYSIVSTIGLPANCLTSVLTFVQIRRKKVVAIYIFSLSLCDLMYLSTLPLWIIYVQNGHKWTMGDTACRVTGFIFFCNIYISILLLCCISVDRYMAVVHPLKSRGGRQQTIATIIVCLLFALVAGIHTPVFFMEDKQNCTEVKTCFETVPLDILLAYFSFARFLFGFFIPFLILCFTNCKIFQAIKRSSSLTCREKAKVKHVAIAIIVIFLMCFAPYHVVLLIRAIHFLVHPDCPCPFENKIYSVFTVFLCLGTANSVADPIIYVLVSENVREDCYRYLRRWRWRWNSSKLNSSTDHNTDNIKLETLKESEEGGQRKENKEITDSPDIQEACTSGRDQESGT; via the exons ATGCAGTGGCCAGTGGAAGACTCTTCCCTGGACAAGGCTGAGAGCCTGGAGAAG GAAATATCAGCTGGAAAAAGAATAATGGAACGCTGTCTACATGAAAATTGTAACTCCACTTGCCCAGAAATTCCTTATCAAGAGAGTCAGACACTTCTGGTTGTTGTTTACAGCATCGTTTCTACTATAGGTCTTCCAGCAAATTGCTTAACTTCTGTGCTTACATTTGTACAAATCCGAAGGAAAAAAGTAGTTGCCATCTACATTTTCAGTTTATCATTGTGTGATCTGATGTATTTAAGTACCTTGCCTTTGTGGATTATCTATGTGCAAAACGGGCACAAGTGGACCATGGGTGACACTGCTTGCAGGGTAACAGGATTCATCTTTTTCTGCAATATCTATATCAGCATTctgcttttgtgctgcatctctgtgGATCGTTACATGGCAGTGGTGCATCCTCTGAAATCAAGGGGGGGAAGACAACAGACAATAGCCACCATAATAGTCTGTCTTCTCTTTGCTCTGGTTGCAGGAATCCACACTCCAGTATTTTTTATGGAAGACAAGCAAAACTGTACAGAGGTGAAAACCTGCTTTGAGACAGTTCCCCTTGATATATTATTGGCTTATTTTAGTTTTGCTAGATTCCTGTTTGGATTTTTCATACCCTTCCTAATCCTGTGTTTTAcaaactgcaaaattttccaagctataaaaagaagcagcagcttgACTTGTCGCGAGAAAGCCAAAGTGAAGCATGTGGCTATTGCCATTATTGTTATTTTCTTGATGTGCTTTGCTCCATACCATGTGGTTCTCTTAATAAGAGCCATACACTTTCTGGTTCATCCGGACTGCCCATGTCCATTTGAAAATAAGATATATTCAGTTTTTACAGTGTTTCTGTGTTTAGGCACTGCAAACAGTGTTGCTGATCCAATCATCTACGTTCTGGTCAGTGAAAACGTCAGAGAAGACTGTTATAGGTACCTGAgaagatggagatggagatggaacTCATCCAAGCTAAATTCATCCACCGATCACAATACTGACAACATAAAATTGGAAACGCTAAAAGAATCAGAGGAAGGGggccaaagaaaagaaaacaaagaaataacagATTCACCTGACATTCAGGAGGCCTGTACCAGTGGCAGAGACCAGGAAAGTGGCACTTAG